The Raphanus sativus cultivar WK10039 chromosome 6, ASM80110v3, whole genome shotgun sequence sequence tttgtttatattaatattatacataGTTTGTAATGTGTGTactaatatcatatatttaaaaataacaatgtgCTTAGTTACATCAAATAGTTTTTTGTATTCTAAAGTAAATTATATGATCAATATTTATTGgaaatcatataaacaaatcaaacatttgtataattagatttatgtataaaatatctagaaaataaatttctaaattaaaagtaaaaaacatatacaaatatgagttagtatggtattaaaaattgatacattagttataaaacttgtaaaaaaaataaaaatatagacaaTTTATTCCATAGAATATTCAATTTGTATAATTGTATCAAtagtttttcaaaatagagaagGTGTATACactgtgaaaatattttaaatcacgttagcaaaatttccaaaaagtatagatttttttgaaaattttaattagttaaaaaacTTAGGAATGTGATCTAAATTTGTAATATGTATTTATCTGTATAagtgattatatattttaaaaaaatttacccaattaaataattgtttatatgacatttttaaacataataatttataatttatattgggtaattttattttgttttataacccACCAATTGTATAATCCATACTTTTAGAATATGACCCAATATATAGGtacaaaatgtatttttatggatcaaaatttatgataatgtataataaaattgttgtatatattatttaaaatatatggtgttatatattttatattttcaacatttatcatactgaacttacattgtggtattatttatatgaaaaatatatgtgacataatatttttatatattaaataaaataattattttaatgtgacttttatttttagttattactaataaataataaaaatataattacatgtttaaaaataataatgtttgttaaatatttaaatctatgtttattaattatttcaaaacacacacatatataagaaaataggaaaaaaacaatgaataatataagttaggtttattaattattgttgccaaattttttatttcgaattcgattttagaaatgtattaattaaacagaaaaataaaaaatcataaaaagtaacccacattaaatagaatttgattttggaaatacattaattaaccAAAAAGACAAAGAATTTTTAGGAAATACAcattaaataactgaaaaagacaagcttTAATATAGGAAGATTAATTAAATGCTCAGTGGCATATCAttgtaaataatactaaaaattaaggggtatttttaaagtgtacttcTGTTTCAATAGAATAGATTCTACACTGAAACATATGGACTATTATCACATGCACTAATAAAccatacattttattttaaatggcATACTCCATTTGTTCACATTTTCATCGATACACTCATTTATGCTGATACCGAGATGGTTAAGGAAATTGTCAACATACGATTATTCGAATAACAAATCAATTTAAGTAGAAATATCAGGAAAAAGTGATAATAAttagaatagaaaataaaatttgtgaCAGTTTTGTGAACTTAAAAAAGAGCCGTACATAGAAGAATAAGAGCAACATTATCAGTGGgacaaataaaatgtatttagcatattttagtaatatttttaagttaggGACAAAGTTTAAAGACTTTTCTAATGTTGTAGATTATTGGTaggacaaaaaaaattcttagttGCAGCAGAAAGATAGACAAACAATCAAGAAGTACCTGGATAGAAAGTAAAACTGTTTTGCTTTTTCTCATCAAACATGAACAACAAAGCTGTGTTAACTAAAGATCCACTTTCAAAACTATTTcaacaaaacagagaaacaagacTAGAAGCAACACTGGCAGTCAAAAGGGCACAGACACGCATTACCAGCATTGGCCTTATTGAATGATCTTGACAGCATTTTAACGCTTCCTCCTGGATTCAAAAACTCGCACTTGCCAAGAAtctgaacaagaagaagaagaaacaaagtcAGTGTCTTTCTTTTTAATTCGCATAATAATGCTACCACTGTAATTAAGAAAatggagaaaataaaaaacctcACAGCCAATAGCGTCGAAGAGGCTATTGATACGAATGAGAGGAGTATTCTTCTGCTTCTTAGAGGCACTTGCTTCACCTGATTGCCTAACAGCTCCCACCAAATCATTAGGCAAGCAGCTGAAACAATTATAACAAATCTGTAAGTAGTTCCCTAAATAACAATACTTGTTCTAATCATTCAATTGCAAAAAGACATCATTACAAAACATATGTTCCCTTGTTATTCCAATAGACAcacataaacattaaaaaaacagagtattgTGACCAACTTTGAATCGAACTAGACGAGTTTGCTTcacaaaaacagaacaaaactcTATACCCAATTTaacatgattaccaaaaaaaagactATACCCATTACATTTTCAAACAATATGGTGTTTTTTTGTTCCAATAGACACACAAAACATTAACGAAACAGAGGAAAGTGGCAAAGTTTGAATCATACTCTACGCTTCTGATGGTACTTCCTGTGAAGCAGGGGAGGTAGAAGCCGATGTGGTCTGTTCAAGAGGAGAATCAGCCTGAAACTTGTCGAATTTGACTCATGTTCTTAGCTTCGAAACGGGAGAAGCAGAGAAGCCGCAAGAGAGAGAAGCCGAGAAAGATTGAGTGGTGGAGAACGAAGAGCTGGTGAGATCAATCACTCGATTTGGATTCTTCCGTCCAGGAAAGATCAATTGTCGACTGATTGCGGAGTATACAAAGTCGAGAGAGATGAGATGAGAGAGACTAGAAGATTTTCCTGTGTGACACGTGTCCCTTAAGGACGTGCTCAAAAATATGAGTGCATTACTCTATGAGGCacattttatctttttctttcatCATAAGATACTTTCTATTTGGAAGACACTTTTTCAGAAAACAAGAGAGATTATAGACTTTTTTGCCCTTATCGAAGTGAAACGGTTTagagcatccacaatggtgGACTTGCTCTTGGAATCcttaaaattattatagtattttttttgttttttttttttttgaataatcaaGGACTCCACAATATTTTTTGTGTCCAATGGTGAACTCCTTTAGAAGTTCTTGGAAATAAATAGTCATCaataacataaacaataaaactACTTCTGAATCCATTGTCCCTCCTATGAAGAATCTACTGTAAAACCAATTAGAATGTGTCACAAAGAAAGTATACCCAAAGTATGAAACAACTTCTCTGCTCCCATGCTCATTAGAACGCAAAGAAAGTATACTGTAAAGCTTCCCCGCTGTTCTGTGTATTGATGACAGTTAAGGATGTGCAACCTTAGCTTCTTATACTCCCTCAGTAGTTGGCAGATTGTTGTTTTGCCTTCCCCAGTTTCACCAACAAGAAGAACAGGCTCACGCAGTTTATAAAAACGTTCAATGAGAAAAAATAGTCTCCACATACTTCGAGTCCAGGTGACTATTTTGTTTTCCCTATAAAAGATTGAAGTAGCACCATAGAATTCAGCTCACATTGACATGATAAAAACAAGCTCGAAAACAAAATGATTCAATAACAGAAGAATATGAGGGGAAAGGCAATTACAGGGACAGAAACGTTTGGAATAACCGAGTAGTACTTAAAATTAGGACCTGTTCCAACGCCAATCTCCAAAACCTTTTCTGCTTTTCCCACCAAATTATCGAAGAGTTTCATCTTGTAACTCGAAATCTAACAAATACACAAGCACAATAAACATTCACAAGATTGAAACAATCCAAAAGGCCTAAAGAACAGAACCCAGAAATGacaaaatcaaaacccaaaaagaaaaaaacttccACAAAACTTCTAAACAAGTCAAGCAACAATTGCAAACGCTAACTAAAATCGATAAAGAAAGGGGTTATTACCAGACTTGGGAGTGATCCAAGCGCATCTTCTACGGCCATCAGAGAAGCAATCACTCGCCTCTTCATCTCTCTCCCCTTTCAGATTCCTTctcaaagaagatgaagagttTGACCCGCCACGCCACAGAGCCCTCTTCCCgctcgaagaagaagaagacgcaaTACTCAACGGCTACGACTCgtacgaggaagaagaagaagaagacgcaaTACTTCAAAATAGTTCCCCACCAATGGCAAAAAGCTTTAGACTAAGGGATCGTTAAGTGTAGAGAGAAACCCAAATGGAGGAggcaaaaaatcaaaactttatgaAAATTAAAGAGTAAGAAGATGGTACCAGAGTGAGAAGGAGAAGAGGGAAGAGAGACAATGGGCTGGGTGTTTTGATTCGCGGAAAAGATGTTCTTCGCTTTGCCCATTTGATTCAGAAAGTTTGACTGTGAAATCggcagagaagaagatgaagaagagaaagaaacagaagaagactCAATGGCAACATGCCACGTGCACTAAGGATTGGGTCCTTAAAACCCTTATTTACATACTGATCCTTAACTATATTAgctttaatattaatattataatcagTTAAACATAAAAGTAACAGTTAAGGATTTGTCATGAGTCTCCGTTGCAGATGGTCTTAGTTAGAAAAATCCAAGGTCGTAGATGGGGTTGGAGTTTATAAAGGCCACAAGATCATAAAGTCACAGATTAATCTGACGGTTCAAATTAAAATAGACAATATAgcaattactttttaaaaaactttaccCTATCATCTTTTTAACGTTATTTATTCTGTTATCTAATAggtaaaaacatatataacatatgaaataaaaatgtatatctttttatctttattttgatatccatatatatatatatatatattaaaattttgaattttaatttgttGTATTAAAGAAATGTGGATGGGGGAGTTTGTGTGGATGGGAGAGTTGTGGATGCTTTGCGTAGAAACTCAAATTAGAGTTAGAAATGAGATTTCATGGACATGTACAATTAAATGAAATTCAAGATGTAGACATAGATGAATGAAACAACGTgaaaaaactttttatatacAAACTAAAATGGTAGTATATCATGtgaacaaattataatatataatatattgttaaaatatgcTAATTTCATATTGAATCTTTGTTTCATGTTAAATGAACaatcaaaaaaatttacattttacAATTCATATATTTCTCGCTTGTTTTTAGTTTGAACCAAAAACTGTTTTGCAGACAGAATTCTCAATCTTAAAAAATGTTGTGGATGACTAATGGTGGACACAAAATTTTGTGAACTAATATCTTACTAATTAGTGAGTTTTAAATGTTGTAGATGAGTAATGGTGGACACAAAATTCTCAATCATAAAAAATGTTGTGGACACAAAATTTTGTGGACACAAAATTTTGTGGACTAGTATCATAAAAAAATGTTGTGGATGGGTAATGGTGACACacaattcatatatttcttGCTTGTTTCTAGTTTTTATGTTTGAACTAAATCGAGAGGAGCTTTCTTCACGTTTTAAGAATTTTGGAGATAAAAGCATGAATAATCAAAAGGTAAAGGACCAGAACTGCAAAAATGTAAAACTTCACCATTGTTGCTCTCAGCTTCCTGCGACCAGAGTTAGCGGCGGTGGTGGTCCGGCGCAGTTTCTGTTACTCGTGATTCTGACGACCAGAGATTGCGGTGGTGGTGATGGTCCGGCGCCGCTCTCCACCGTAACTCTTGCCGAATCAAAATAACCCATCTTCTCGTAAAGGCTATCTCTTTCCCTtacatgaaaataaaatcaactatCATCATCATCCGTTTAGGACATGAACCAAACAATCATCAAACCTCAGTTCCAAGTAATTCAGTAAGAGAGACATAGTTTGTGTCAAATAATCATCTTTGACGTTTTCAGACAAGAGCATTGCCAAGCACGCGTACAAATTTAACAGTGTAAAAAAAGTCATAACCTTTCGGACAAAGcttaaagaaaagagaaacctCAAAGGTTGCTTGgggtttttaattatgagaagGTTTCCGGAAACCAACACCTCCGAACCGATTAGCCGCCTCTCTCTGACTGACTCGAACTGTGTCGAAATGTCGATCTCGACTCGGCCATTGAACGAGAGATACGAGTCAAGGTTCAAGCATCCATGCTTAATTACAGAGCCAGATTCTGATGGTTTGTCCATGGAAGAAGTTCCATGAATTGGAAAAGTAATTTTGAGTTTTCATGGAAGAGATTCCATGAATTGGGAAAGTAATTTTGAATTaccataaaaaattaaattttaggaAAATAATAAGACAATAAATAATGTCGCTCttgttagaaaaaaaagagatttcatTTTATTCTAGTTAAGTTGAGGGTATAAGAGacaaagacaaacaaaaaagtGTGTTGCAAGCAGAAAGTGCCTTAGAGTGTATTTGCAAAGTAAAAAAAAGTGTCTCTGAGAgtaattttttccaaaaatatcttAGCTAAGGACGTCCTTCGCTGGAAATGTATTAATTggatttttttgatttatttttggccAAATAATGCATTAAGACTTTTCTTAGAAGCACCAATAATAGTGCTCTAAGAGAACTAATAGTAAACTATCAGGAGGAACCACCAATAATACAGAATAAACTTTGTTAACCTTTATTTAGGGCCATCCCAAGAGCGCCTACGTTAATTGACAAAGAAACCGTTCACATAAATGAAATGTACTTAAATTTCACATTCTTTATCGTCCTATATATATCCAATCACCGACTACTACCTGATTCATATCAAAGATTAAAACATCAATAACTTATTACAATTTCTCTAATAAAAAATGTGGACGATCAACAAgtttttcttccttcttccaGTTGCATTCATGGCCGTGTTCGGTACAGCTCAAACGTTACCTTCGCAGCCTATACCTGGACCGGACCCAACAGATTGTATGTCATCCCTGTATGCTATTCCCAACTGTCTCCAAGAAATTGTCCAATCGTTTGTAAACGGAGAAATCGGGACTATTGGTCACTCTTGTTGTCATGCCTTCTTGGGTCTCAGTGCAGATTGTATTACTGAGAGGTTTGCCTTCGCTCCCGACTTCCCTCCGACTCTAAGGGATCATTGTTCCGGACATTTATGATAATAACAATTAATGCCATTATCCTTTCGAGTCTTCGTTTCAAGGGAGTTTATTGTTATTATCCGACATGTTCTAGGTCATAAAGATTTgctataaacaaaatttactGTTTCTGCTCAAAAAACAACTTTTAACTgccatatatattttgttgttaaaaaacTGCCATATTTCATGTTGATGTAAACATCTTGCgtataactaaataataataaggACAATTTCATATTTATGGACTTTGGTCCAAAACCTCGTGATAATATGAACAAGTTTGGCTTTGAATTGATTGGTCACGTTAATACCACTCTATGTGTTACTACCTTGTACACGAAATATCTTTCGTGTAtgcaaaagtaaaaaaacagaCTTATAAGTATATCATGTTCGTCTTTCGCATTGAGTTCGTCTGATTCAAAAGGTGGGGGCACAGCATTTACAgatgaaaagaagagaaaaagatcaCTGCATTTTTCTTTATTGTAAGAAAGATAACAGAgtatattttaaagttcatGACGAAAGGGAGTGGAACGCGTTCTTGCAAATGAAAGAATTGAACTCATTGGCACTAATAACCGTAACCTAGGTAAAATCTTGAACGAGACATActtcaaataatcaaatagacTTAGAAACATCAAGGATCACTCGTTATTGAGAGACCAACTAATATCAACCTTGAAGTGTTATTACTGACTCTTGGAAGTTGGAAGAGAGATACATACGTCTGTTCAATTCACCAACCTTAACAATAAAAACACACATGGGAGGACATAAGTTAATTTATTGACGGTTTAATTATTGAAATTATGTGGAGATGCCCACGAGTTTAGTATAGTTAGTCTGTAGCTACCAATGATGGGATTTAGATAACATGATTTTCGTGGTTGCTTTGCAGATAATAATAACCATTGACACAATACaagaatattcttttaaattttccaTCTAGAtaggaaaaaaatcatttaagtgattttctaatggaattttgtttgtttttggatttttctttttctaatggATAGtctaaaaaaatcacaaatcaaAGAAgtcataacttttattttaatagaataaaatgTTATCATCCTTTTATGCTCGCATTTTCATCAATAGTCTCACTCATTTATGCTGATACCGAGATGGTTAAGGAAGTTGTCAACATACAGTTATTAGAATAACAAATCAATTTAAGTAAGACAAGAAAAATATCaagaaaaaatgattataataCTAAACAAACTGTGTTAATTAACCTGTATTCGGGGTCATCCCAAGAGTGCCTACGTTAATTGACAAAGAAACCGTTCACACAAATGCAATGTAATAAGATTTTACATTTGTTACACGTCCTATATATATCCAATCACTGACATTCATaccaaagattaaaaaaacactCAATAACTTATTACAATTCTCTTATCAAAAATGTGGTTGATCAACAAGTTTTTATTCCTTCTGCCAGTTGCATTCATGGCCGTGTTCGGTACAGCTCAAACGTTGCCTTCACAGCCTATACCTGGACAGGACCCAACAGATTGTATGTCATCCATGTTTGTTATTCCCAA is a genomic window containing:
- the LOC130496041 gene encoding uncharacterized protein LOC130496041, with amino-acid sequence MWTINKFFFLLPVAFMAVFGTAQTLPSQPIPGPDPTDCMSSLYAIPNCLQEIVQSFVNGEIGTIGHSCCHAFLGLSADCITERFAFAPDFPPTLRDHCSGHL
- the LOC130495937 gene encoding uncharacterized protein LOC130495937 produces the protein MDKPSESGSVIKHGCLNLDSYLSFNGRVEIDISTQFESVRERRLIGSEVLVSGNLLIIKNPKQPLRERDSLYEKMGYFDSARVTVESGAGPSPPPQSLVVRITSNRNCAGPPPPLTLVAGS